ACGCCTGTAAGTGGGCCAAACATAGAATCGATGTCGACATCGCCTTTTCGGATACCTTGACAATCCGGGTAGCCGACGATGGCCCCGGATGTCCGGAGACGGATGCGAAAACGCTCACTCAACGCGGCTTGCGTTTGGACGAGTCGATTAAAGGGCACGGTCTCGGTCTGGCAATTGTTTTAGATATTGTCGACTCCTACCGAGGCAGTTTGCAAATCGGGCGTAGCGAGTTGCTGGGCGGTTTTTCGGTTACGCTGAACTTGGCATTGCACCGGTAACCCTTCCGCCATTCCCGTATCACGCCGCGTTTTTCAGTTTCGATTCACCTTCATTCGCTAAATTAGCTTAAGTACCCGACAGACAGTAGTGTTTTTCTTAACGGAAATTCCGCTAGGACACTGCCAATTTCCGGGTTCTCAAGCGACAAGCATTTTCAAATTTAGACGAGTGAGAGGGGACTATGAGCTATAAAGACAGGTTACTGTCGGCGTTTTTATTAAGCGTGATTACGCAGGGGGCGGTCGCCAAGGAACAATCCCAAGCCGGACAGGACGCCAACAGCATGCATTACGATGTCCTGCCCAGTGTAGACGTCGAGGAAAGTGTTGAGAGAGCCGCAACTTTTTCCGGCGCCACGTCGGTCATCGACAGCGAAACTCTCGAGCGCGACCAAGTATTCACCGTTAACGAAGCCTTGCGCAAGGCGCCGGGTGTCTATGTGCGTGATGAAGAAGGCTTTGGCCTTAGACCGAATATTGGTATTCGCGGGCAGAACCCTTTTCGCTCCACCAAGATATTGTTTCTGGAAGACGGCATACCATTCAACTTCGCGCCCTATGGCGACAACGACATTTATTATCATCCCCCGATCGAACGCTACGAGGCTATCGAAATCTACAAAGGTGCCGACCTGACTCAGTTCGGCCCGCAAACCCTCAGTGGCGCGGTGAATTACCTGACACCGAAAGTGCCGGTCGAACCAGGCGGCTTCGCCAGCTTTACCGGCGGCAACCGTGACTATCTTAATGGTCATGTTCGGTATGGCGGCATGCTGAAAGGCGTCATGGGGGTCGATGCGCTGGGTGGCATCATGGACTTTGTGCATAAAGAAGGCGTGGAAAATCGGGACAATACCTTTGCCCAAGTCGACGATGCCAATCTGAAGAGTATCATCGATATCGATGCCCGCGACCGCTTGACCTTGCGCGGCGATTTTTATCACCAGAACGAACAAGGGGCCACTTTCGGTATGACAGAAGCGGAATACCGTAACTTGGGATCGCGTTACAATCCAGATAAAAACGCCAGCTTTATCACGGATCGCTGGGCGGCCTCCGCAACGCATGAACACCGCTTCAACGATGACGTTACCCTGGAAACCAGTTTCTACTGGTCCACATTTCACCGCTATTGGTGGCGGCAGCAGAATCAGTTTCCGACCGAGAGCCAATGCGGTGCGGCTTATGTACAAGATCGGCTGAACGGCACGCCGGTCGATATGGATACGTGCAACTACGACGTTGGCCGCCTGCGCCAATATGAAGCCTTGGGTATCGCGCCAACCTTGCATGCCAAGCACGATCTGTTCGGCATCGAAAGCCATCTGGATGCCGGTTTCCGGGCGCATTTCGAGAGCCAGTACCGGCGAATGTTGGTGGGGAATTCGCCCAATGCACGCAATGGAACATTGGCCGAGTTTAACGAACGCTTCGCGCAGGCCTATTCCGGCTTTGTACAAAATCAGTTCATCTGGCGCGATTGGACGTTTACCCCCGGGGTCAGGGTCGAGTCCGTCAGTTATCAGCGCAAAAACTTATTGGCCAACGGTGTCGAGGGGCGGAAAGACATCATAGAGTCTTTGCCTTCGTTTGCGATGACCTATAGCCCGGTAGACCAAGCGACTTTGTTCTTCGGCATTCATCGCGGGTTCGCGCCGCCTCGGGTCGAGGACAGTGTATACAACACCAGTGGCGGACCGGTCGAAATCGGCCCTGAATTAAGCTGGAACGTCGAGTTCGGCGTCAGAGCCCGTCCGATGCGCGGCGTTAAAGCTGAAATGACCTATTTCCGTAATGATTACGATAGCTTGACCGTGCTCGGTACGGTGGGTGGTACCGATACGCCGGTAGCGCAGGGACAAGCTCTATACGAAGGTCTCGAGTTGATGGCGAGGGCGGACTTTGCCGATGTGTTTAACTGGACGCACAATCCGTATGTGCAAATCGCCTACACCTGGCTGCCGACGGCGGAAACCATCTCGGCATTTCATTGCCTGCCGCAAGCCGACGGTACCATGCCGACTAGCTGTCCGGGAGGGAATGCGTTTGGTTCCACAGCGGGCAAGCGGGCGCCCTATGCACCGGAAAATCTGTTAACCGCCACCCTGGGTTATTCTCATCCGCTGGGCTTCGATGCCCATCTGGAGGCTGTGTTCGTTGGTGACCAGTTCGCGGATTTCATGAACTTGAACAGTGCTGCCGATTTGCCGCTGAATGCGGCTAATCGCGATACTTTGGTGCGTTCCGGTCAGTTTGGCAAGATCAACGATTACGTGGTGGTAAATTTCGCCACTTCATACCGGATTCAAAAAAACCTGAGCTTGCATGCTTCGCTGAAAAACATGCTGAACAACACTTACATTGTTGATAGGGTTCGCGGCATTCAGGCGGGTATGCCGATGTTGGTTCAGGCCGGCTTCAAATACGAATTCTAAAAATGTATGAATATTTAAAAATAATTCACACTTATGCTAGAATGTAAGCGTCTTACAGATTTGGCCGGGACTGATTCACTAACTCATCAATCTCGGTTATTCTGAATAGCGTGTCCATCTGTTCAATAGTCTTGTGATCTATATTGGGTCTGCTATTAAGTTGCTACATGTATGATGAATTATATAAATGTAATACAAGCAAGCCATGTTTGATGCCTGATTGGTAACTATTCAGTGCAGACTGTTCCCTGCTTTGAAAAAGACGACTCCATGGATGTAGGAGTTAGAGCAACGCCGGGAGCGGTAGGGGAGATTTTTCACTTAATTCCCCTTTTCGAAGGGGGTAACGTCTGAACCCATACTGAGCAGTTACTCTAATTGTAGGTTGTAGTCATCAGGATTAGGAGGTAGTGATGAAATTCAAAGCAGGCGTTTTTCAAACCGCCGTTTTAGCAGTCACGGCAGAACCTATTGTCGCCGATGCGCACCCGTTTCACTGGGCAAGCGAATCAGTCGGATTTTATGACGGCTTGCTGCACCCTTTGTCTGCATCCGATCACATCATTACCATGCTGATTGTCGGCTTTTGGATATCTCAAGCTGGTCGTCTCGCGATGGCGGCTATCGCCTTGGTGTTTGTGGCTTTGCTGCTGCTAGGCGGCGGGTTGACGCTCATAGG
This sequence is a window from Methylomonas methanica MC09. Protein-coding genes within it:
- a CDS encoding TonB-dependent receptor family protein — encoded protein: MSYKDRLLSAFLLSVITQGAVAKEQSQAGQDANSMHYDVLPSVDVEESVERAATFSGATSVIDSETLERDQVFTVNEALRKAPGVYVRDEEGFGLRPNIGIRGQNPFRSTKILFLEDGIPFNFAPYGDNDIYYHPPIERYEAIEIYKGADLTQFGPQTLSGAVNYLTPKVPVEPGGFASFTGGNRDYLNGHVRYGGMLKGVMGVDALGGIMDFVHKEGVENRDNTFAQVDDANLKSIIDIDARDRLTLRGDFYHQNEQGATFGMTEAEYRNLGSRYNPDKNASFITDRWAASATHEHRFNDDVTLETSFYWSTFHRYWWRQQNQFPTESQCGAAYVQDRLNGTPVDMDTCNYDVGRLRQYEALGIAPTLHAKHDLFGIESHLDAGFRAHFESQYRRMLVGNSPNARNGTLAEFNERFAQAYSGFVQNQFIWRDWTFTPGVRVESVSYQRKNLLANGVEGRKDIIESLPSFAMTYSPVDQATLFFGIHRGFAPPRVEDSVYNTSGGPVEIGPELSWNVEFGVRARPMRGVKAEMTYFRNDYDSLTVLGTVGGTDTPVAQGQALYEGLELMARADFADVFNWTHNPYVQIAYTWLPTAETISAFHCLPQADGTMPTSCPGGNAFGSTAGKRAPYAPENLLTATLGYSHPLGFDAHLEAVFVGDQFADFMNLNSAADLPLNAANRDTLVRSGQFGKINDYVVVNFATSYRIQKNLSLHASLKNMLNNTYIVDRVRGIQAGMPMLVQAGFKYEF